The stretch of DNA GAGATCAGAACCGAGTCAGATACGCCATTGCCGGCAGCTGATGAGGCTTGTCTTGGAGGTTTTGATTGGTTACCTTCCTGAGCGCGTCCTGGAGCgccgggcaggcggcggcgtcctcctcgAGCGAGCAGCCGAAGAGGGAGCGGTAcgcgcggcggacggcgacgaGGTGGTCCGGCACGGAGGCGCAGGCGACCTCGACCAGCGCCCAGGCGTGCTGGTCGCTGATGGCtctcttggcggcggcggcggcgagcgcggcgttgGCCAGCCGCGCGCCCCGCTCCGCCGGGTCCATCGCCCACAGCACCATGGCGGTCTGGATTGTTCGGGGGAGAAGTCAGAAGAGAACACGCATCGACGCGGATGGATGGAAGATGAGCCGTGGATGATCGGTCGGCTGGTGACGCGTTCAGAGAAGGAAATGAAGCTGCGCGCGCTCGCGTGCACGTGCGTACCCGGAAGTCGCCGGAGAGCTCGGAGCGGAGGCGGTCGAGGAGGGACTCCCGGTAGAGCCCCGCGTAGGCGCGGCGTACATCGGCGCGCTGCGCGGCCGTCCGCCGGCCGAGGATCTCGATCAGCGCCCGCTCGTCCGTGCCCCACCCGGCTCCGAGCCAGCCAGCGCCGCAGGGAGGAGCTCGATCAGAGGCTAAATAAGAACGACGAGAGATCGGGGCGAATACGCCTGACCCGTTCACCTTGCACGGCCTTCCGGAGGCCCTCggggtccgccgccgcctgcgccgggctcgggacgacggcggcgtcggccaCGGGCGCCATCTCTTCTATCTTTTTGCGCCGAGCAACGTGGGTCCCGACGCCGGTAGATCTGTCCAGGTTGGACTTGCGCGAGACGGGGAGTTGCATACTTGCATTCGCGTGCTCTGGTCTGGTCTGGTCTGGTCTGCCGCTCTAGTTGCCGTTGCCAACCTGGCCCTGGCCGTGTTGCCAACCTGGCCCTGGCCGTGTTGCCAACCTGCCGAATCAATAAACGCCATGAATGTTTCCATTAATTTCCGCAGTGTTTTTGTATCTGAATTGATTTCTGCAGCGTGCAATTGGAAAGTTTTCAGATACGCGAGCTATCAGTATAAATGAACAGGCCCCCTCTGACATTGACCAACTCGTACCTTGACTGGAGAGCCGTGGGCGCGGCGAGCTTTGCGTAGGCGATGCCGCAGCAGGTCCTCGCGCAAGCCGGCAGCaacagctcgccgccggcgtcgccccaGGCGCCGCGTGCCAGGCAGCAGGCGCCGAGGAAGCAGGATCAGAGGGAGCCGCAGCAGAGGGAGGCcagggaggcgccgccgccagccatagccgccgccgacgagcatCAGGACCTCACCAGGGCCTTCGCAGGTTGGTTCCATGGGTTTTTGTAGGGAGATGTTCGTGTGCACGTGCGCGCGGAAATGGAAACGGCTGACACGAGTCCAAATAAATTGTACCAAGGCATGGGCGGGCTGGGCGTGGACGAGGCGGCGCtggggcgctggcggcggcagccggagcGGCGGGCGCAGTTCCGCCGCTGCTTCCCGGGCTTCTTCTCCGCGAGCGCCGGGATCGAGCGGTGCGAGGACGAGTACCTGCGGCACATCGAGGACGAGTTCGCGCGCTTCCGGGACGCCGCGGTGCTGTGGGCGCTGCACCCCTGAGAGCGCGACGCGCGGCGGGCGCACCAGGCCCTGCACGGCGCGGCGCCCGCGCACCCGCGAGGCGCCCTCCTCGTCGAGGTCGCCTgcacccgcgccgccgacgACCTGCTCGGCGCCCGCCGCGCGTACCAGGCGCTCCACCAAAGCTCCCTCGATGAGGACGTCGCCTACGGCGTCAAGGACGCCACCGCAGGCGTGCGTGCGTCCTGCTTGATCATCGCTCCCCCTTCTCCTTCTCGGAGCGCTCGCACTTTCTTGTTTGGTTCGTGGCACGACGCTGGCATGCACGCTCACAGCTGGTGTTGGCTGCCTGGCTGCAGCTGCTGGTTGGGCTGGTGACCGCGTACCGGTACGAGGGCGCGCGCCTGAGCGAGGAGCTGGCGACGGAGGAGGCCAAGGCGCTGGCGGCCGCCGTcagggccgcgccggcggcgaggctggtGCAGAACGAGCAGGTGGTGAGGATTCTCGCCACCAGGAGCAAGCCCCAGCTCAGGGCCACCTTCAAGATCTACAAGGAGCTCCACGGCAAACCCCTAGAATAGGTCTCTCTCCTGCTCCATTCTAATTTCTAAATTgccctttttttctttgaacAAATGCTTATTTCTTACACGCTCGACCATTAATCTGGGCAGGACTTCGCCGGCGAGCCGTGCCTGCAAGAGGCGGTCAGGTGCCTGGACTCGCCGCCCAAGTACTTCGCCGAGGTGATCAGCAGGGCGTTCCGGGACGACGCGGACAAGCATGCCAAGGCGGGGCTCACCCGCGTCGTGGTGTCCCGCGCCGACGAGGACATGAAGGAGATCAAGGACGCCTACGCCAAGCAGCACGGGGCCAAGCTCGCCGACGCGGTGGCCAGGAACACCCACGGCCACTACAAGGACGCGCTGCTCGCCATGATCGGCAAGTGATGGAAGGCAAGGGGGATGTGGCCGCTAGCGCCACGCGTGAATAAGAGATGTTCCTTTGACGAAAGAGTTGAATAAGTTTCCACCCATCTTTTCCTAAAATGAGAACAGTTTGTACTCATGCATCTtctttatttcggctgaatggaaaaaaaaagaacagcaTGCAGCTTGTCCATGAACCATGGGATATGGAACAACCATTGCAAGTGGCAGGCAGGAATTCATAATGCTTGCACATGAGAAGTAACCCAACGACGCAAACTGTTTGGCGGGAATACACCCTCCAATTTAACAAGTCAAGAATTTTTCGGAAACTGGGGTCCTCTTTACATTTTCGCCCCAACACCCCCTCCTTCCAATGTACCTTATACACCTCTGATGAAATTTACAAAACATCCGAAAGAATCATTCTTCCTCAGAGTACACGGGCCAAAAAAAAGCTCAGGCATTCCGTGTCAAAATATCCAAAACTGCCTTACTAAATCTCAGAGTAGATCACTGTAGAACTTGCGCACGGAGTGGCCAAAACAAAAACATGATATCCAGTTCGCCACACAAGAAAACTAGAGACGTGGCAAACGGCTAGATGAGAATGGAAGCAAGCAGTTATACATCCACTTCAGTCGTGACACAACGACCATCTTGTCTGGCATTCCCATGTTGAGCTTTGCCAGATCAAAAATGTCTTCTCTCAAGCTGCATTTAAACAGTTCCATACACATCAGATCAAAACTAACAGAAGAGGGGTGAAGGAGTTTGCACGGGGAGACTGACCTTAACCATTCGCCTGTTTCTTTTGCATGTGACTCAACAGCTTTGCATAGCCTATCAAGGGTGTAAAGTAGTAATCCAAACTTGTACCGTGCCTCTTCCTCCTAGAAGACATCAAAATCAAGGAATTTTTGTGAATGTAACAAGATGAGGCAGAAGAACTAAAGTCTAAAACGCTGTAAGTATAGTAGTAAGGCTAAATGAGCCCTACACTGAAAAATAAATATGTTAAAACTCATAAAACAAGATCACAGAGAGTTGAGAGGGCTAATTTCAGATGTAGATGAAATTACCATTCCCTTATCCCTGTAATGCTGAAACTCCATAAGCCTTCTCTCTACATCGACAAGGAGCAGCCTCCGTTGACATCGTGCAATATTACCTCTGCCCTCTGCACCATGGTCCTGTTGAACAAGTACATGATTAGTTAGTCGAATTTAACACTGTCCTTCCTAGTTTCTACCTTCCATATCCATTTTCATGCAACATAAACCATAAAGAGAAGCAACACTAACAGgttaaaga from Panicum virgatum strain AP13 chromosome 9K, P.virgatum_v5, whole genome shotgun sequence encodes:
- the LOC120652320 gene encoding annexin D3-like — protein: MQLPVSRKSNLDRSTGVGTHVARRKKIEEMAPVADAAVVPSPAQAAADPEGLRKAVQGERVRRIRPDLSSAGWGTDERALIEILGRRTAAQRADVRRAYAGLYRESLLDRLRSELSGDFRTAMVLWAMDPAERGARLANAALAAAAAKRAISDQHAWALVEVACASVPDHLVAVRRAYRSLFGCSLEEDAAACPALQDALRKLLVSLVRSYRCEAELVDEGVAGVEAAQLAEAIRRRKQPHGDEVIRIVSTRSKHQLRATFRRYEQEHGAGIDEDIAKHSSSQFSKILRSAVWCLTSPEKHFAEAIRYSILGFGTDEETLTRAIVSGAEIGMERIKEEYKARFKTTVTSDVVGDTSGYYKDFLLTLVESED